In a single window of the Bacillus clarus genome:
- a CDS encoding amino acid ABC transporter permease, whose product MFEIFISTYPILLKAVIVTLQLTLTSLALGSLIGLLFAFFRISNNKMLNSIAHVYIAIIRGTPLIVQIAILYFGITSVVVFTPFWAGAIALAIHNGAYITEIFRGSIQSVDRGQLEAARSLGMPYPLAMRRIILPQAFRLSIPPLGNQFIIGLKDSSLVAYVGMPELWGSGLSIAAGNYQQLETYIVVGIYYLALVLLFTYLVNLLEKRLQRKETNSVQVHTKKKGEVSL is encoded by the coding sequence ATGTTTGAAATTTTTATTTCTACCTATCCTATCCTTCTAAAAGCTGTTATTGTCACATTACAATTAACGTTAACTTCCTTAGCGCTCGGCTCATTAATCGGACTGCTATTTGCCTTTTTTCGAATTTCTAATAATAAAATGTTAAATAGCATCGCCCATGTTTACATTGCTATCATCCGTGGTACACCTTTAATCGTCCAAATTGCCATTCTTTACTTTGGGATTACATCTGTCGTTGTCTTCACTCCTTTTTGGGCAGGAGCAATTGCTTTAGCTATTCATAACGGTGCGTATATTACAGAAATTTTCCGTGGCTCTATTCAATCTGTTGATCGTGGACAATTAGAGGCTGCTCGTTCTTTAGGAATGCCCTATCCATTGGCAATGCGTCGCATTATATTACCACAAGCATTCCGTCTCTCTATTCCCCCTCTAGGAAACCAGTTTATCATTGGACTAAAAGACTCTTCCCTTGTTGCCTACGTAGGCATGCCAGAATTATGGGGATCAGGTTTATCAATAGCTGCGGGTAATTACCAACAATTAGAAACATATATTGTCGTTGGTATATACTACTTAGCACTCGTTCTACTATTTACTTATCTTGTTAATCTTTTAGAAAAACGACTTCAGCGGAAGGAAACTAACTCTGTTCAAGTCCATACAAAGAAAAAGGGTGAAGTTTCCTTATAA
- a CDS encoding ABC transporter substrate-binding protein, with translation MRKKLLAAVAVITLCTSFILGACSKESSTTSTNGEKEFRYAMSGLYKPFNYKETDGKLVGFDVEIGEALAKKMKMKPAPITNPWETLIQGLQAKKYDVILGSMAITEDRLKAVNFSNPYYRSGAQIFVSKKNISISSPEDLKGKKIGVVKASTFKALVAKYTDQITEYDSDITALMDLEPGRVDAVITDQMVGLRMIKEGKSNIKEAGKPLNLDEMGIAIRKDDKDMAKKVNKALDEIVKDGTYEKISKKWFGRNILGEESKTK, from the coding sequence ATGAGAAAAAAATTATTGGCTGCTGTTGCAGTCATTACACTATGTACGTCTTTCATACTTGGTGCCTGTAGTAAAGAAAGTTCGACTACTTCAACAAATGGTGAGAAAGAATTCCGTTATGCAATGAGTGGATTATATAAACCGTTTAATTATAAAGAAACTGATGGAAAACTTGTCGGATTCGATGTTGAAATAGGTGAAGCTCTTGCAAAAAAGATGAAGATGAAGCCCGCTCCGATTACAAACCCTTGGGAAACATTAATTCAAGGTCTACAAGCGAAAAAATATGATGTGATATTAGGAAGTATGGCAATTACAGAAGATCGATTAAAAGCTGTTAATTTCTCCAATCCATATTATCGCTCTGGAGCACAAATATTTGTTTCCAAGAAGAATATATCTATCTCTTCCCCCGAAGACTTAAAAGGTAAAAAAATAGGTGTTGTAAAAGCTAGTACATTTAAAGCACTTGTTGCAAAATATACAGATCAAATTACAGAGTATGATAGTGATATTACTGCACTTATGGACTTAGAACCAGGACGTGTAGATGCGGTTATTACTGATCAAATGGTTGGTCTTCGTATGATAAAAGAAGGTAAATCAAATATAAAAGAAGCTGGAAAGCCATTAAATCTTGATGAAATGGGAATTGCTATTCGTAAAGACGATAAAGACATGGCGAAGAAGGTAAATAAAGCATTAGATGAAATTGTTAAAGACGGTACGTATGAAAAGATTAGTAAGAAATGGTTTGGGCGCAATATTCTCGGAGAAGAGTCAAAAACAAAGTAA
- a CDS encoding amino acid ABC transporter ATP-binding protein, with product MIQVRNLVKSFGSLDVLKGINLEVKEKEVVVLIGASGSGKSTLLRCLNFLEMYDEGEIHLQGEKITPKSTNLNKVRENVGMVFQHFNLFPHMTSLENIIEAPIHVKKVNVTKAKETGNLLLEKVGLQDKANVTPHLLSGGQKQRVAIARALAMNPKIMLFDEPTSALDPELVGEVLQVMKELAEEGMTMVIVTHEMNFAKDVADRIIFMDDGKIVEDSTPEKFFSAPSNERAKQFLRRVL from the coding sequence ATGATTCAAGTCCGCAATCTAGTAAAATCATTTGGTTCACTAGACGTTTTAAAAGGTATTAATCTAGAAGTAAAAGAAAAAGAAGTTGTCGTTTTAATCGGCGCCAGTGGCTCTGGAAAAAGCACTTTACTCCGTTGCCTTAATTTTTTAGAGATGTACGATGAAGGTGAAATTCACTTACAAGGGGAAAAAATCACCCCCAAAAGTACAAACTTAAATAAAGTCCGCGAAAATGTTGGAATGGTATTTCAACATTTCAATCTATTTCCTCATATGACCTCATTAGAAAACATCATAGAAGCACCTATTCATGTAAAGAAGGTAAATGTAACAAAAGCGAAGGAAACCGGAAATCTTTTATTGGAAAAAGTCGGTTTACAGGATAAAGCAAATGTAACCCCTCACCTACTATCAGGTGGTCAAAAACAGCGTGTTGCAATTGCACGTGCACTTGCAATGAATCCAAAAATTATGTTATTCGACGAACCTACTTCAGCCCTTGACCCTGAACTTGTTGGCGAAGTGTTACAAGTTATGAAAGAACTTGCTGAAGAAGGGATGACAATGGTAATTGTTACTCATGAAATGAACTTTGCAAAAGATGTAGCAGACCGCATCATCTTTATGGATGACGGAAAAATAGTAGAGGATTCCACACCCGAGAAGTTCTTTTCGGCACCATCAAACGAACGTGCAAAACAATTTTTACGAAGGGTTTTATAA
- the argR gene encoding arginine repressor, giving the protein MKKEKRQRLIKQFVKEYEIDKQERLVELLAEQGVLVTQATISRDIRELNLTKIPSQEGLMIYKVFSKEHLQTDIKLKKKLREVVVKIDYVDQLVVIKTLPGNAHVIGVLLDDLDWKEKIGCICGNDTCLIISKSKSDRKILEERLNLII; this is encoded by the coding sequence ATGAAAAAAGAAAAAAGACAACGGTTAATTAAACAATTTGTAAAGGAATATGAAATAGATAAGCAAGAAAGATTAGTAGAATTGTTGGCAGAACAAGGTGTATTAGTGACGCAAGCTACGATTTCTCGAGATATTCGTGAGTTAAACTTAACGAAGATACCTTCTCAGGAAGGGCTAATGATATATAAAGTTTTCTCAAAAGAGCATTTGCAAACTGATATAAAGTTAAAGAAAAAATTAAGAGAGGTTGTTGTAAAGATTGATTATGTAGATCAATTAGTAGTTATTAAAACATTACCTGGAAATGCACATGTTATTGGTGTTTTATTAGATGATTTAGATTGGAAAGAAAAAATAGGATGTATATGTGGAAATGATACATGCCTTATAATTTCTAAGTCAAAATCGGATAGAAAGATTTTAGAAGAAAGATTGAATTTAATTATTTAG
- the arcA gene encoding arginine deiminase, protein MKHPIHVTSEIGELQTVLLKRPGKEVENLTPDYLQQLLFDDIPYLPIIQKEHDYFAQTLRNRGVEVLYLEKLAAEALVDKKLREGFVDRILKEGQADVNVAHQTLKEYLLSFSNEELIQKIMGGVRKNEIETSKKTHLYELMEDHYPFYLDPMPNLYFTRDPAATVGDGLTINKMREPARRRESLFMEYIIKYHPRFANHNVPIWLDRDYKFPIEGGDELILNEETIAIGVSARTSAKAIERLAKNLFSRQNKIKKVLAIEIPKCRAFMHLDTVFTMVDYDKFTIHPAIQGPKGNMNIYILEKGPDEETLKITHRTSLMEALKEVLGLSELVLIPCGGGDVIASAREQWNDGSNTLAIAPGVVVTYDRNYVSNTLLREHGIEVIEVLSSELSRGRGGPRCMSMPIVRKDI, encoded by the coding sequence ATGAAGCATCCGATACATGTTACTTCAGAAATTGGGGAATTACAAACGGTTTTATTAAAACGACCTGGTAAAGAAGTGGAAAACTTAACGCCAGATTATTTGCAACAATTATTATTTGACGATATTCCATACTTACCAATTATTCAAAAAGAGCATGATTATTTTGCACAAACATTACGCAATCGGGGTGTTGAAGTTCTTTATTTAGAAAAACTAGCTGCTGAGGCGTTAGTAGATAAAAAACTTCGAGAAGGATTTGTTGATCGTATTTTAAAAGAAGGACAGGCTGACGTAAATGTTGCACATCAAACTTTAAAAGAATATTTACTTTCCTTTTCAAATGAAGAATTAATTCAAAAAATTATGGGTGGTGTACGGAAAAACGAAATTGAAACAAGTAAGAAGACACATTTATACGAATTAATGGAAGATCACTATCCGTTTTACTTAGACCCAATGCCTAATTTATATTTTACTCGTGATCCAGCAGCTACCGTGGGCGATGGCTTAACGATAAATAAGATGAGAGAACCGGCACGTAGACGTGAATCATTATTCATGGAGTACATCATTAAATATCATCCAAGATTTGCAAATCACAATGTGCCAATTTGGCTAGATCGTGATTATAAGTTTCCAATTGAAGGTGGAGACGAGCTAATTTTAAATGAAGAAACAATTGCAATTGGAGTATCTGCCCGTACTTCGGCTAAAGCAATTGAACGTTTAGCTAAAAATCTCTTTAGCCGACAAAATAAAATTAAGAAAGTGTTAGCAATAGAAATTCCAAAATGCCGAGCATTTATGCATTTAGATACAGTATTTACAATGGTCGATTATGACAAATTTACAATTCACCCAGCCATTCAAGGGCCAAAAGGAAATATGAATATTTATATTTTAGAAAAAGGCCCAGATGAAGAAACTCTTAAAATCACACATCGTACTTCTTTAATGGAAGCATTAAAAGAGGTATTAGGCTTAAGTGAATTAGTTCTTATTCCTTGTGGAGGAGGAGATGTAATTGCTTCTGCTCGTGAACAATGGAATGATGGCTCGAATACATTAGCAATTGCGCCAGGTGTAGTTGTTACATATGATCGCAACTATGTATCCAATACTTTATTACGGGAACATGGTATAGAAGTGATTGAGGTGCTAAGTTCGGAATTATCACGTGGTCGTGGGGGTCCACGTTGCATGAGTATGCCGATTGTTCGTAAAGATATTTAG
- the argF gene encoding ornithine carbamoyltransferase, protein MLMTRPNLKGRSFLAEKDFTQEELLYFLDLAAELKEKKKNGVPHRYLEGKNVALLFEKTSTRTRCAFTVACTDLGANPEYLGKGDIQLGKKESVEDTAKVLGRMFDGIEFRGFTHETVESLAENSGVPVWNGLTDMWHPTQTLADLLTIREHVGKLKNVKLVYVGDGRNNVANSLLVGGAIVGMEVRICTPESLWPAQEVIDLAKKYNERVMITSNVEEAVAGADVIYTDVWVSMGEEEKFAERIELLKPYQVNIQMIKETGNDNVIFLHCLPAFHDVETMYGEEIYEKYGLKEMEVTDEVFRSKHSKVFDQAENRMHTIKAVMAATLGNME, encoded by the coding sequence ATGTTAATGACTAGACCAAATTTAAAAGGAAGAAGTTTTCTAGCTGAAAAAGATTTTACACAAGAAGAATTATTATATTTTCTAGATTTAGCAGCAGAATTAAAAGAGAAAAAGAAAAATGGTGTCCCACATCGTTATTTAGAAGGTAAAAATGTAGCGCTCTTATTTGAAAAAACCTCTACTCGTACGCGATGTGCATTTACAGTAGCATGTACAGATTTAGGTGCGAACCCTGAATATTTAGGTAAAGGTGATATTCAGCTCGGGAAAAAAGAATCTGTAGAGGATACAGCAAAAGTGTTAGGACGCATGTTTGACGGAATTGAGTTCCGTGGGTTTACTCATGAAACTGTAGAATCTTTAGCAGAAAATTCTGGTGTGCCAGTGTGGAACGGTTTAACAGATATGTGGCATCCAACACAAACGCTCGCAGATTTATTAACTATTAGAGAACATGTAGGGAAGTTAAAAAATGTGAAGCTCGTTTACGTTGGAGATGGACGAAATAATGTCGCTAATAGCTTACTAGTTGGTGGGGCAATTGTTGGAATGGAAGTGCGTATTTGTACACCAGAATCTTTATGGCCTGCACAAGAAGTAATTGATTTAGCAAAAAAATATAATGAACGGGTAATGATAACAAGTAATGTGGAAGAAGCGGTTGCGGGTGCAGATGTAATCTATACAGATGTATGGGTATCTATGGGGGAAGAAGAAAAATTTGCTGAACGTATCGAGTTATTGAAACCTTATCAAGTAAATATACAAATGATTAAAGAAACCGGAAATGATAATGTGATTTTCTTACATTGCTTACCTGCATTCCATGATGTTGAAACGATGTATGGCGAGGAGATTTATGAAAAATATGGACTAAAAGAAATGGAGGTAACTGACGAAGTATTCCGCAGTAAACATTCAAAAGTATTTGATCAGGCTGAAAATAGAATGCATACAATTAAAGCGGTTATGGCAGCTACTTTAGGAAACATGGAGTAG
- the arcD gene encoding arginine-ornithine antiporter yields the protein MGEDKKLGLFTLTALVVGSMIGGGAFNLASDMAKGAGAGAIIIGWVITGIGMIALGLSFQNLTVKRPDLDGGIFSYAKAGFGNFMGFNSAWGYWLSAWLGNVAYGTLLFSSLGYFFPIFEGGQNVASIIGASVLLWCVHMLILRGVQSAALVNLVTTIAKLVPVFVFIVVGIFAFHIDTFLDGFWGQAGSFSWGAVGSQVKSTMLVTLWVFIGVEGAVVLSSRAKNRSDVGKATVIGLIGTLIIYILITLLSLGLMQQADIANLKNPAMAYLFESVVGKWGAIFINLGLVISVLGAWLGWTLLASEIPYLAAKDGVFPKWFAKENKNKAPVNSLWITNGLIQMFLLTFVVSDQAYNFAFSLASSAILIPYAFSALYQLKHSLKSEENDRTKNIIIGLIASIYGVWLVYAAGLEYLLLTMTLYAPGIFIFYNVQKQKSSKQIFTRVELASSVAIGALAFFAIYGLITGSITL from the coding sequence ATGGGTGAAGATAAGAAATTAGGGTTATTTACTTTAACGGCTCTTGTAGTTGGCTCTATGATCGGTGGTGGGGCATTTAATTTAGCAAGTGATATGGCAAAAGGTGCTGGTGCTGGAGCCATTATTATTGGTTGGGTTATAACAGGAATTGGGATGATTGCGCTTGGATTATCCTTTCAAAATCTAACTGTAAAACGGCCAGATTTAGATGGTGGTATTTTTAGTTATGCAAAAGCGGGATTTGGTAATTTTATGGGGTTTAATAGTGCTTGGGGATATTGGCTATCTGCTTGGCTTGGTAATGTAGCATACGGCACATTATTGTTTTCTTCATTAGGGTATTTCTTCCCAATTTTTGAAGGGGGTCAAAATGTAGCATCGATTATTGGCGCAAGCGTATTATTATGGTGTGTTCACATGTTAATTTTACGCGGAGTACAATCAGCAGCCCTTGTAAATTTAGTAACTACAATTGCGAAATTAGTACCTGTATTTGTATTTATTGTTGTAGGAATCTTCGCGTTTCATATTGATACGTTCCTAGATGGATTTTGGGGACAAGCTGGTTCTTTTTCTTGGGGAGCGGTGGGCAGTCAAGTTAAGAGTACAATGCTTGTAACTCTGTGGGTGTTCATTGGGGTAGAAGGGGCTGTTGTTTTATCAAGCCGTGCAAAAAATAGAAGTGATGTAGGAAAAGCGACGGTCATTGGATTAATTGGTACACTCATCATTTACATTTTAATTACATTATTGTCTCTCGGGCTTATGCAACAAGCAGATATTGCTAATTTAAAAAATCCGGCTATGGCTTATTTATTTGAAAGCGTTGTCGGAAAATGGGGTGCGATCTTTATTAATTTAGGTTTAGTCATCTCTGTATTAGGTGCTTGGCTAGGATGGACTTTGCTCGCTTCTGAAATTCCATATTTAGCTGCTAAAGACGGAGTATTCCCAAAGTGGTTTGCAAAAGAAAATAAAAATAAAGCTCCCGTAAATTCATTATGGATAACAAATGGTTTGATTCAAATGTTCTTATTAACATTCGTCGTTTCCGATCAGGCGTATAACTTTGCATTCTCTTTAGCATCTTCTGCTATTTTAATCCCTTATGCCTTTTCAGCATTGTATCAACTAAAGCATAGTTTAAAATCTGAAGAAAACGATCGGACAAAAAATATAATCATTGGGTTGATAGCAAGTATTTATGGGGTGTGGTTAGTCTATGCAGCTGGTTTAGAGTATTTATTATTAACAATGACTTTATATGCACCAGGTATTTTTATTTTTTACAATGTTCAAAAGCAAAAGAGTTCAAAGCAAATATTTACTCGAGTGGAATTAGCATCATCGGTAGCAATTGGTGCTTTAGCATTCTTTGCGATTTACGGATTAATTACAGGAAGTATTACCTTATAA
- the arcC gene encoding carbamate kinase: MARRKIVVALGGNAIQSGKATAGAQQEALEKTAEQLVKIMESDVDIVIAHGNGPQVGNILLQQKAAETEKTPAMPLDTCGAMSQGMIGYWMENAIEKALKKRNIKKDVATVITRVVVDEKDEAFKNPTKPIGPFYTEEEARRLMEETKAVFKEDAGRGWRRVVPSPKPVSIHEHKVINSLVEDGNIVIAVGGGGIPVIDSEEGLKGTEAVIDKDFAAQKLAELVDADTLVILTAVDHVYINYNQPNQKKLEHVTVNKLEEYIEEQQFAAGSMLPKIEAAINFVNTNPKRKTIVTSLEKVYEALEEKAGTIISKQDVCVYV; encoded by the coding sequence ATGGCACGAAGAAAAATTGTAGTTGCACTAGGGGGAAATGCGATACAATCTGGAAAAGCTACTGCAGGAGCACAGCAAGAAGCATTGGAAAAAACAGCGGAACAACTCGTGAAAATAATGGAAAGTGATGTAGATATAGTAATTGCGCATGGAAATGGCCCACAAGTGGGGAATATTTTATTACAGCAAAAGGCTGCAGAAACGGAAAAAACACCTGCAATGCCATTAGATACTTGTGGTGCAATGAGCCAAGGGATGATTGGATATTGGATGGAAAATGCGATTGAAAAGGCATTGAAAAAACGGAATATAAAAAAAGACGTAGCAACGGTTATAACACGCGTTGTTGTGGATGAAAAAGATGAGGCGTTTAAAAATCCAACTAAACCAATTGGTCCTTTTTATACAGAAGAAGAAGCAAGAAGATTAATGGAAGAAACAAAAGCAGTGTTTAAAGAAGATGCTGGCAGAGGGTGGAGACGTGTTGTTCCATCACCGAAGCCTGTAAGTATTCATGAACATAAAGTGATTAATTCTTTGGTCGAGGATGGAAATATAGTGATAGCTGTTGGCGGTGGTGGAATTCCAGTAATTGATTCGGAAGAAGGATTAAAAGGAACGGAAGCGGTTATTGATAAGGATTTCGCTGCTCAGAAATTAGCTGAATTAGTAGATGCTGATACGCTCGTAATTTTAACTGCAGTTGATCATGTGTATATAAATTATAATCAACCGAATCAAAAGAAATTAGAGCATGTCACAGTGAATAAATTAGAAGAATACATTGAGGAACAGCAATTTGCTGCGGGAAGTATGCTTCCAAAAATTGAAGCTGCTATTAATTTTGTTAATACAAATCCAAAACGAAAAACAATTGTTACGTCTTTAGAAAAAGTATATGAAGCACTGGAAGAAAAAGCTGGTACTATTATTTCTAAACAGGATGTATGCGTGTATGTTTAA
- a CDS encoding Crp/Fnr family transcriptional regulator has protein sequence MNRRNVVKDLKQFELFAHLTEKKLKGLTEFVYWRTYKKGQFLFLEGDSRERIYFMLDGFVKLERVNQSGNLLYDDYVKRYSIFPYGGMFTDRGYNYTAEAMTDVEVYYIPTVIFEDMVKSSRTQLMYVVQQLSSILKLNENRVQNITIPNAQDRVIQTLNYLMQDLGEQSGETIVISCPLTTIEISKISGTSRETVSSVLKQLKNDSIVTILDKKITIHNPTYFEEISM, from the coding sequence ATGAATAGACGGAACGTAGTTAAAGATTTAAAGCAGTTTGAATTATTTGCTCATTTAACAGAAAAAAAATTGAAAGGTTTGACGGAGTTTGTCTATTGGCGAACTTATAAAAAGGGTCAATTTTTATTTTTAGAAGGGGATTCAAGGGAAAGAATTTACTTCATGTTAGATGGTTTTGTAAAGTTAGAGCGGGTAAATCAAAGTGGGAATTTATTATACGATGACTATGTAAAGCGGTATTCTATTTTTCCTTATGGTGGTATGTTTACAGACAGAGGATATAACTATACGGCAGAAGCGATGACAGATGTAGAGGTATATTATATTCCGACAGTAATTTTCGAAGATATGGTGAAATCTAGTAGGACGCAATTAATGTACGTTGTTCAGCAATTATCATCGATATTAAAACTGAACGAAAATCGAGTACAAAACATTACAATTCCTAATGCACAAGATCGTGTCATTCAAACATTAAATTATTTAATGCAGGATTTAGGAGAGCAGAGCGGTGAAACGATTGTAATTTCATGCCCACTTACAACAATTGAAATATCGAAAATATCTGGGACATCTCGAGAGACAGTTAGTAGCGTATTAAAACAATTAAAAAATGATAGTATTGTTACAATTCTGGATAAAAAAATTACAATACATAATCCAACATATTTTGAGGAAATCTCTATGTGA